A stretch of the Chiloscyllium plagiosum isolate BGI_BamShark_2017 chromosome 25, ASM401019v2, whole genome shotgun sequence genome encodes the following:
- the LOC122562801 gene encoding protein piccolo-like, which yields METLEEFDQEYPLSKMFCRRLTKEEFESEALTYTEKALQDLFRTMDQNPSQCERVVRKRKQAELEKAGLKSFIKAKFFTAVDGRLNRCNAVGLDELQERLQNMKDEMRKVHVYACEAKGSAQRTSKRLAEKRRRGQGEVSTSEDSTLPSVTAIPPPPPPPPPPPPPPPLPGPSNPALKTPLKDESNLHTSEAKVLATPALLESYGLARLNRRCKSIADLRAPENDNSTESIQNIHSELLSANHFKRLRSTGVHRSPGGTPSKVPKSQQAQEGEMCSPASAFNTTLLNKFRNTKSPIESAPRSPSSSDSESAGFATPPGSP from the exons ATGGAAACGCTAGAGGAATTTGATCAAGAATATCCTCTGAGCAAGATGTTCTGTAGACGCTTAACCAAAGAAGAATTTGAGTCCGAAGCCCTGACCTATACAGAAAAAGCACTGCAGGACTTATTTCGCACTATGGATCAGAACCCATCACAGTGTGAGAGAGTGGTGCGCAAACGAAAACAGGCTGAACTTGAAAAAGCTGGGTTGAAATCCTTTATTAAG GCTAAATTTTTCACAGCTGTAGATGGTCGGCTGAACCGCTGCAATGCTGTTGGATTGGATGAATTACAAGAAAGACTCCAAAACATGAAGGACGAGATGAGAAAAGTTCACGTGTATGCTTGTG AGGCAAAAGGAAGTGCACAAAGGACCTCCAAGCGACTAGCTGAAAAGAGACGGAGGGGGCAGGGTGAGGTTTCTACCAGTGAAGATTCTACACTACCTTCAGTCACTGccattccaccaccacctccacctccaccaccaccaccaccaccaccacctcttccAGGTCCCAGTAATCCAGCACTTAAAACTCCTCTGAAAGATGAGTCGAATcttcacaca AGTGAAGCAAAGGTTTTGGCAACTCCAGCTCTGTTGGAGAGCTATGGACTGGCCAGGCTCAACCGACGCTGTAAAAG TATTGCAGATCTGAGAGCTCCTGAGAATGACAACAGCACTGAATCCATCCAAAATATCCACTCTGAACTGCTGTCTGCAAACCATTTCAAGAGACTTCGTTCAACAGGCGTCCATCG ATCTCCAGGTGGAACACCATCCAAAGTCCCTAAAAGCCAGCAAGCACAGGAAGGGGAAATGTGTTCTCCTGCATCTGCCTTTAATACAACATTGTTGAATAAATTTCGCAACACAAAGAGTCCGATTGAGAGTGCTCCGCGATCACCATCCAGCAGTGACAGTGAGAGCGCTGGATTCGCCACACCTCCAGGAAGcccatga